Proteins encoded within one genomic window of Phototrophicus methaneseepsis:
- the recR gene encoding recombination mediator RecR, which translates to MSKAIPEPVTKLIEAFSRLPSIGPKTAARLTYYLLREQDDTALVLAQALTDMKTKTRFCSNCFNITTQDVDPCAICQDSNRDQTTIVVVEEPLDVQAVERTGGYSGQYHVLHGVISPVNGVGPDDLKIAELVKRVEENTITEIIIATNPGLEGDATAMYIQRALEGKGVRITRPARGLPTGGDLEYVDSVTLMRALQGRSELG; encoded by the coding sequence ATGAGTAAAGCCATTCCTGAGCCTGTAACCAAATTGATTGAAGCTTTTTCGCGGCTGCCAAGTATCGGCCCCAAGACGGCGGCCCGCCTGACATACTATCTGCTGCGAGAGCAGGATGATACAGCCCTCGTACTGGCGCAAGCCCTCACGGATATGAAGACCAAGACCCGATTTTGCAGCAATTGCTTTAACATCACCACACAAGATGTGGACCCGTGCGCGATCTGCCAGGATAGCAACCGGGACCAGACGACGATTGTTGTTGTAGAAGAACCACTCGATGTGCAGGCTGTCGAACGTACCGGTGGTTATTCTGGGCAGTATCATGTGCTGCATGGGGTCATCTCCCCGGTGAATGGCGTTGGCCCGGATGACCTGAAGATTGCCGAATTGGTCAAGCGTGTGGAAGAAAATACCATCACTGAGATCATCATTGCGACTAACCCCGGCCTGGAAGGTGACGCAACTGCGATGTATATCCAGCGCGCGTTGGAAGGCAAGGGCGTCCGCATTACGCGGCCAGCACGTGGCTTGCCCACAGGTGGCGACCTGGAATACGTCGATTCCGTGACTTTGATGCGCGCTTTGCAAGGCCGCAGTGAGTTAGGATAG
- a CDS encoding YbaB/EbfC family nucleoid-associated protein: MSKKRRGVPGGMPGGGGAGMGGMMAQLQKMQADMAEAQEALEHETVEVSVGGGALTIVITGHQRVQSININPDVIDFEDEEWTTDLQDLLVSAVNQAIEQSQTMAAERMEKITGGLGDMLPPGMGGLMG, from the coding sequence ATGAGTAAGAAACGTCGCGGTGTTCCAGGCGGCATGCCCGGTGGTGGTGGTGCTGGTATGGGCGGCATGATGGCACAACTGCAGAAGATGCAAGCCGATATGGCTGAAGCCCAGGAAGCCCTGGAACACGAAACTGTCGAAGTTTCAGTCGGTGGCGGTGCCCTGACCATTGTGATTACCGGCCATCAGCGCGTCCAGTCGATCAATATCAATCCTGATGTCATCGACTTTGAAGATGAAGAATGGACCACAGACCTGCAAGACCTGCTGGTCAGCGCTGTGAACCAGGCTATTGAACAGAGCCAGACCATGGCGGCTGAACGGATGGAAAAGATCACAGGTGGCCTGGGTGATATGCTCCCGCCTGGTATGGGTGGCTTGATGGGCTAA
- the dnaX gene encoding DNA polymerase III subunit gamma/tau has translation MPEQALYLKYRPLAFEDVVGQEHINRTLRNSLKTGRIRHAYLFSGPRGTGKTTSARLLAKAVNCTHEDPQMRPCNQCANCLAVNEGRFLDLIEIDAASHTGVDDVRELRDRIAFLPNEGAYKVYIIDEVHRFSGNAFDALLKTLEEPPDHAIFILATTEIDKVPATIKSRCLPFEFRRFTLQEVADRLAFIVENEGLHVERAALELIAREGTGIMRDSISLLDQIVADPDETITLELTQRILGTGSARAVRDLVVALIEQDVARGLHIINAAIDGGSDPHQFGQQVVEHLRSVLLAQTASADLLQVSVDDQQLFTQQAAAISRSDLLRAIRAFNDAVNSDTGGWQPQLSLELALIESLQAPAEPMVPAAAMQMPQQRPQMGGLAGGSAPKQEAPAYTPPEATEPGAPPVIPVSKVRQNWVNAQRLIHQHASQGGEQVNNLPNLMEHVQVQTVEGNRVVLAVTNRFYLEKLRDATRTSWIQRALSRVNGVELLVRYVLADDANREPSPSPDIEDDPLVDFAVNELGGQIQEDEYAGDEQV, from the coding sequence GTGCCTGAACAAGCCCTCTATTTAAAATATCGTCCACTTGCTTTTGAAGATGTGGTTGGCCAAGAACACATCAATCGTACGCTGCGGAATTCGCTCAAGACAGGGCGCATCCGGCATGCTTATTTGTTCAGTGGCCCACGCGGGACGGGGAAAACGACCAGCGCGCGTTTGCTGGCGAAAGCCGTCAACTGTACGCATGAAGATCCACAGATGCGCCCTTGCAACCAATGCGCGAATTGCCTCGCGGTTAATGAGGGACGCTTCCTGGATTTAATCGAGATTGATGCGGCTTCTCACACGGGTGTTGATGATGTGCGAGAACTGCGCGACCGGATCGCCTTTTTGCCCAACGAAGGCGCTTATAAGGTCTACATTATAGATGAGGTCCATCGCTTCAGTGGTAATGCCTTCGATGCACTGCTGAAAACGCTGGAAGAACCCCCCGATCACGCGATCTTCATCCTGGCGACGACGGAAATTGATAAGGTGCCTGCGACGATTAAAAGTCGTTGTTTGCCGTTTGAGTTCCGGCGCTTTACCTTGCAGGAAGTGGCGGATCGCTTGGCATTCATTGTGGAAAATGAAGGTTTGCATGTCGAGCGGGCTGCGTTGGAGCTGATTGCGCGCGAAGGTACGGGAATTATGCGCGACAGCATCAGCTTGTTGGACCAGATCGTCGCTGACCCTGATGAGACGATTACGTTGGAGTTGACACAACGTATCCTGGGGACGGGCAGCGCGCGCGCTGTACGAGACCTCGTTGTCGCGCTGATTGAGCAAGATGTCGCTCGTGGCCTGCATATTATCAACGCCGCAATTGATGGTGGTAGCGATCCGCATCAGTTTGGTCAGCAGGTCGTTGAGCATCTTCGTTCGGTTTTGCTGGCTCAGACGGCATCTGCTGATTTGTTACAGGTATCTGTTGATGACCAACAGCTTTTCACACAACAGGCTGCAGCGATCAGCCGCAGCGATTTACTGCGTGCGATCCGTGCGTTTAACGATGCTGTGAATAGTGATACGGGTGGTTGGCAGCCCCAGCTTTCTTTAGAACTGGCGCTCATCGAGAGCTTGCAGGCTCCGGCTGAGCCGATGGTCCCTGCCGCAGCGATGCAAATGCCACAACAGCGACCCCAAATGGGTGGCCTGGCTGGTGGTAGTGCACCGAAACAGGAAGCGCCAGCGTATACACCCCCAGAAGCAACCGAACCCGGTGCGCCTCCGGTTATCCCGGTATCTAAGGTGCGGCAGAACTGGGTTAATGCACAGCGGTTGATTCATCAGCATGCAAGTCAGGGCGGCGAACAAGTAAACAACCTGCCGAACTTGATGGAACATGTACAGGTGCAGACCGTAGAAGGTAACCGGGTTGTGCTGGCAGTGACGAATCGCTTCTATCTGGAGAAGCTACGGGATGCGACGCGCACAAGCTGGATCCAACGTGCTCTTTCCAGGGTGAATGGTGTCGAGCTGTTGGTGCGGTATGTGCTGGCTGATGATGCGAACCGAGAGCCTTCCCCTTCGCCGGATATAGAAGACGACCCACTTGTGGATTTCGCCGTGAATGAGCTGGGTGGGCAGATTCAAGAAGATGAATATGCTGGGGATGAGCAAGTGTAG
- the tatA gene encoding twin-arginine translocase TatA/TatE family subunit translates to MGLGVPELLIILVIVVVLFGVGRVARIGGELGQAVGNFRKGVRETEDQAKADELADEEASSRLSASK, encoded by the coding sequence ATGGGCCTGGGTGTTCCTGAGCTATTAATTATTCTAGTCATCGTTGTTGTTCTGTTCGGCGTCGGGCGCGTGGCTCGCATCGGTGGTGAACTTGGTCAGGCTGTCGGTAACTTCCGCAAGGGCGTCCGCGAAACTGAAGACCAAGCCAAAGCCGATGAATTGGCAGATGAAGAAGCCAGTTCACGTCTTTCAGCTTCAAAATAA
- a CDS encoding DUF1992 domain-containing protein, with protein MDQMKRWESFIDEQVKRVIGDGDTHHLPGAGAPLHLDDDNVNLSDELRIAYKIMKDNDVAPAWIMLGQELIADLELIDKRLRAYVKSYRGRMADAQRVASYILMREADERWETACDRIRKDVEAYNKKVLDYNISVPPQVQQRKPLDAEILIRRALA; from the coding sequence ATGGACCAGATGAAACGTTGGGAATCATTCATTGATGAGCAGGTCAAGCGTGTCATTGGGGATGGTGATACACACCATCTGCCGGGGGCTGGTGCGCCCCTGCACCTGGATGACGATAACGTCAATCTTTCCGATGAGTTGCGTATCGCTTATAAAATCATGAAGGACAATGATGTTGCCCCTGCGTGGATTATGCTTGGGCAAGAGCTGATCGCTGACCTCGAATTGATTGATAAGCGCCTGAGAGCTTATGTGAAAAGTTACCGGGGGCGTATGGCTGATGCACAGCGCGTGGCGAGCTACATCCTGATGCGCGAAGCAGATGAACGCTGGGAAACGGCCTGTGATCGCATCCGTAAAGATGTGGAAGCCTATAACAAGAAAGTGCTGGACTACAATATCAGCGTCCCGCCGCAGGTACAACAACGCAAACCGCTGGATGCAGAAATATTGATCCGCAGGGCTTTAGCTTAG
- a CDS encoding class I SAM-dependent methyltransferase — protein sequence MTDADKLIQTSEEDDNKRAADHWSESTPDTDTFSSNMFWLAVPEVQEHYLANGTQNSGKGWVFYFFQKYLPIRQENVTMASVGCGVGHLERNLASWNAFDQCDGFDIAPGALDIARKLAAEAGIENLNYAIQDMNTYIWPENHYDVVWFSHSLHHIKNLEGLYEQLTRTLKPGGYVFFNEYIGPDRFDFTKRQKEVMSAAFTLIPQRFRRSFNVNYPHAFYQSVSIPDPNEVHRLDPSESVRSSEIMPLLHQYFDVVEFNKAGGTLLHFLLSGIAGNFRADDPESMQVLKMLFNIEDTLIGVGDIQSDFAIVAAQPKAQL from the coding sequence ATGACTGATGCAGATAAGTTGATTCAAACATCTGAGGAAGATGATAACAAACGCGCGGCTGATCACTGGTCTGAATCAACCCCTGATACGGATACCTTTTCATCGAATATGTTCTGGCTGGCTGTGCCAGAAGTTCAGGAACATTATCTCGCTAATGGAACGCAGAACAGCGGTAAGGGATGGGTGTTTTACTTTTTCCAAAAATATCTACCCATACGCCAAGAAAATGTAACGATGGCCAGTGTTGGCTGTGGTGTCGGGCACCTCGAGCGTAACCTGGCTTCCTGGAACGCTTTTGATCAATGCGATGGGTTCGATATTGCGCCGGGTGCGCTCGATATTGCGCGCAAGTTAGCTGCCGAAGCTGGCATCGAAAATCTTAATTACGCAATCCAGGATATGAACACCTATATCTGGCCAGAGAATCATTATGATGTTGTCTGGTTTAGCCACTCACTGCATCACATAAAAAACCTGGAAGGGCTTTATGAGCAGTTGACGCGCACACTTAAACCCGGTGGATATGTTTTCTTCAATGAGTATATTGGCCCTGATCGCTTTGATTTTACAAAGCGCCAAAAAGAAGTCATGTCTGCTGCTTTTACATTGATCCCTCAGCGGTTCAGGCGCTCCTTCAATGTGAATTATCCGCATGCCTTTTACCAATCTGTGAGTATCCCGGACCCTAACGAAGTGCATCGCCTGGATCCTTCTGAATCTGTCCGGTCATCAGAGATTATGCCGCTCTTGCATCAATACTTTGATGTGGTTGAATTTAACAAAGCGGGTGGAACGTTATTGCATTTCTTGCTATCTGGTATTGCTGGTAACTTCCGTGCGGATGACCCCGAATCGATGCAGGTTCTGAAGATGCTCTTCAATATTGAAGATACGCTCATTGGTGTTGGTGATATTCAGAGTGATTTTGCCATCGTCGCAGCTCAGCCCAAAGCGCAACTGTAG
- a CDS encoding response regulator, which yields MNQDAPKKFALIIEDNESISMLYRETLEMVGFATQIVHDGQEAIDTLDKLQPDIILLDVNLPHVSGHYILRHIRGAEAHHNTPVIISTANTVIANAMQEDLAEKDILMIKPIDIRDLQQLSLRLTNSNPRTDSH from the coding sequence TTGAACCAGGACGCCCCTAAAAAGTTCGCTCTCATCATTGAAGATAATGAGAGTATCTCCATGCTCTATCGAGAAACGCTCGAAATGGTGGGGTTCGCCACGCAGATTGTCCACGATGGACAAGAAGCCATCGACACACTGGATAAGCTTCAGCCGGATATTATCTTGCTAGATGTGAATTTACCTCACGTCTCTGGTCACTATATTTTGCGCCATATCCGTGGCGCTGAAGCACACCATAACACACCTGTGATTATCTCTACAGCGAATACAGTTATTGCAAATGCAATGCAGGAAGACCTCGCAGAAAAAGACATTCTCATGATTAAGCCTATCGACATCCGCGATTTGCAACAGCTTTCACTGCGGCTGACGAACAGCAATCCTCGCACCGATTCTCATTAG
- a CDS encoding LysM peptidoglycan-binding domain-containing protein — MSARSIIPLLLVVIVLAVAGTIFGIQQLGYEIVPGEGSLVSDPRQVLVTVEVIYTATRDPNATPEVMIVTTTPDRTQLAVPETILTNTTQVAGATVNPDELGAQGLDPAEVVGQGASSLPDNCLVHVVQSGDTVSSLSADYEVDYFVMLEVNNLGEDTLLNIGDELIVPLEGCDAAQIPTSTPEPSATPEPSATPDEDQATQTATASIAQTETQVALASPTPGVSPTPTVTPTITLVPTATDAQITVVGIENMGDVTAEMVEFHNESGTVDMTGWTLSDLDGNEFVFPELLFFSQSPLTVSTREGQNTPIALFWGLDEAVWQEGDVLTLANADGEVQATLRVGPAIDLE; from the coding sequence ATGTCGGCTCGTTCCATTATTCCATTATTATTAGTTGTCATTGTCCTGGCTGTCGCAGGGACGATTTTTGGCATTCAGCAACTGGGCTATGAGATTGTGCCTGGGGAAGGCAGCCTCGTCTCTGATCCTCGCCAGGTGCTTGTGACCGTAGAAGTCATTTATACAGCGACAAGGGACCCTAATGCCACGCCTGAAGTCATGATTGTGACGACCACACCAGACCGCACGCAGCTGGCTGTCCCTGAAACGATTCTGACGAATACGACCCAGGTCGCGGGGGCAACAGTGAATCCCGATGAACTGGGGGCGCAGGGCTTAGACCCTGCTGAAGTCGTCGGGCAGGGGGCTTCTTCATTGCCAGATAACTGCCTTGTGCATGTCGTGCAATCTGGCGATACCGTTTCCAGCTTATCAGCGGATTATGAAGTTGATTATTTCGTGATGCTGGAAGTTAACAATCTGGGTGAAGACACGCTCTTAAACATCGGTGACGAGTTGATTGTGCCCTTAGAAGGTTGTGATGCGGCGCAAATCCCTACTTCGACGCCGGAGCCTTCCGCAACGCCAGAGCCTTCTGCAACGCCGGATGAAGATCAGGCGACCCAGACGGCAACAGCAAGTATCGCCCAGACAGAAACACAGGTCGCTCTGGCTTCGCCAACGCCTGGTGTTTCGCCAACGCCGACCGTCACGCCGACGATTACCCTGGTGCCAACAGCGACCGACGCTCAAATTACGGTGGTGGGTATTGAAAATATGGGTGATGTCACGGCTGAAATGGTCGAATTTCACAATGAGAGCGGTACTGTTGATATGACAGGGTGGACGCTATCTGACCTGGATGGCAATGAATTTGTCTTCCCGGAGCTGCTTTTCTTCTCACAGTCGCCGCTGACCGTCTCGACGCGGGAAGGGCAGAATACACCCATTGCCTTGTTCTGGGGCCTGGATGAAGCCGTCTGGCAGGAAGGTGATGTACTGACTTTGGCGAATGCAGATGGTGAAGTTCAAGCGACGCTCAGGGTTGGGCCTGCTATTGACCTGGAATAA
- a CDS encoding NYN domain-containing protein, with amino-acid sequence MPYLIDGHNLISYLDDLDLDDPNDEAKLVIKLRGYTARTQKKCVVVFDHGLPGGSSRLSTTSVKVIFASAGATNADRIIMERIRETRDRKGWFVVSSDNEVLAAAEQHGLRGIRSVEFAEMLKQPQKPGVDTAANAYVSPKEVNEWLEVFGDDDPDYKRSTFLDGLPPPSSTTRQPKQQMPQPEETPIEPEPAPEPPKPKHEPKHEQPKSVGKYARRSPKTEDKTYNLSDDDLDLWKRTYGSYKRSLKEESNGPSIADLTAKPAPKAPDKKRKKSRGDDIHRKGDPHLSQDEISDWLSMFGEDED; translated from the coding sequence ATGCCTTACCTGATTGATGGTCACAACCTCATCTCTTACCTGGATGACCTGGACCTGGATGATCCTAATGACGAAGCCAAGCTCGTCATCAAATTGCGTGGTTACACAGCCCGGACACAGAAAAAATGCGTGGTCGTCTTTGACCATGGTTTGCCTGGTGGGTCTTCTCGGCTTTCGACAACTTCTGTGAAAGTGATATTCGCATCAGCAGGCGCAACCAACGCAGACCGCATCATTATGGAACGCATCCGAGAAACGCGCGACCGCAAAGGATGGTTTGTCGTTTCATCAGATAATGAGGTGCTGGCTGCCGCAGAACAACATGGGTTGCGCGGTATCCGCAGCGTTGAATTCGCAGAAATGCTTAAACAGCCCCAAAAGCCGGGTGTCGATACCGCTGCTAATGCTTATGTCTCACCCAAGGAAGTCAATGAATGGCTGGAAGTCTTCGGCGATGATGATCCAGACTACAAGCGCAGCACCTTCTTAGATGGATTGCCACCGCCGAGCAGCACCACCAGGCAGCCCAAGCAGCAAATGCCTCAGCCAGAGGAAACGCCTATAGAACCGGAGCCTGCGCCAGAACCCCCGAAGCCCAAACATGAGCCCAAACATGAACAACCGAAGAGCGTCGGCAAGTATGCGCGGCGCAGCCCGAAGACAGAGGATAAAACCTATAATCTCTCTGATGATGATCTCGATTTATGGAAGCGCACCTATGGCAGTTATAAGCGTTCGCTCAAAGAAGAGAGCAATGGTCCCAGCATCGCGGACCTGACAGCCAAGCCAGCCCCCAAAGCGCCTGATAAAAAGCGCAAAAAATCACGCGGGGATGATATTCATCGCAAAGGCGACCCCCATCTTTCTCAGGATGAAATTAGCGATTGGTTGTCTATGTTCGGCGAAGATGAAGATTAA
- a CDS encoding VOC family protein, with product MAAKGKLLRMDNILIVVDDLEAVKAFFTELGMELEGEATVEGPLVGSLIGLKDVRATLAMMRTADGHCGIELDKFHTPNPVRFGPVDEPVNTMGYRRVMFAVDDIDEVVTRLRAHGAELIGEMQYEDTNRLAYIRGPEGIIVGLSQQLDN from the coding sequence ATGGCTGCAAAAGGTAAATTGCTACGGATGGACAATATTCTCATCGTTGTTGATGATCTTGAGGCTGTCAAAGCGTTCTTCACCGAACTTGGTATGGAACTGGAAGGCGAGGCAACAGTCGAAGGGCCTTTAGTGGGGAGCCTAATCGGGCTTAAGGATGTTCGAGCCACACTGGCAATGATGCGAACTGCTGATGGTCACTGTGGCATTGAGCTAGACAAGTTCCACACGCCCAACCCGGTCCGGTTTGGGCCCGTCGATGAGCCGGTGAACACGATGGGCTACCGTCGCGTCATGTTCGCTGTTGATGACATTGACGAGGTTGTCACGCGTCTGCGCGCTCATGGGGCTGAGCTTATCGGTGAAATGCAATACGAGGACACGAATCGGCTCGCCTATATCCGTGGACCTGAAGGCATCATCGTGGGGTTATCCCAACAACTCGATAACTAA
- a CDS encoding dihydrofolate reductase family protein codes for MQELLVDFITSLDGYGAAEGWPGWWGLQGPEYLGWLNELPERDYTLLMGASTYRLFSGFGDVGSDEEDSISELTNASKVVFSSTLQLPLSWANTRLISTDAIEAVRQMKQEGDHSMRTIGSLSLCRSLLKAGLVDRFRVVVFPVITGSTGSDRIYDGYPDVALDMVTSRTFDGRIQLLEYVPRVLDGPPGGA; via the coding sequence ATGCAGGAGTTATTAGTAGACTTCATCACTTCATTGGACGGCTACGGAGCTGCGGAAGGGTGGCCCGGATGGTGGGGGCTGCAAGGCCCTGAATATCTAGGCTGGCTCAATGAACTACCTGAGCGCGACTATACCCTACTTATGGGAGCGAGCACATATCGCCTCTTCTCTGGGTTTGGCGACGTGGGTTCCGACGAGGAAGATTCGATAAGTGAGCTTACTAACGCCTCCAAGGTAGTATTCTCCTCGACTTTGCAGCTCCCATTATCGTGGGCGAATACCAGGCTAATCAGCACAGATGCGATTGAGGCTGTGCGACAGATGAAGCAAGAAGGTGATCACTCCATGCGTACTATTGGTAGCCTCAGCTTGTGTCGGTCACTCCTCAAGGCGGGTCTTGTAGATCGGTTCCGGGTGGTCGTCTTCCCCGTGATCACGGGCAGCACTGGCTCTGATCGAATCTATGATGGTTATCCCGATGTCGCCCTTGATATGGTTACCAGCCGGACCTTCGATGGCAGAATCCAACTGCTGGAATATGTTCCCCGCGTGCTTGACGGACCGCCGGGTGGGGCATGA
- a CDS encoding cupin domain-containing protein: MATVIKKVDLPGGETSRQFEGYLHGDANISFFINDTPPGKGPSLHQHPYEEVFIVQDGCLTFTVGHTTFDAVAGQIVVVPPETPHKFINAGPEPARHVDVHVSPRMITTWLEG, encoded by the coding sequence TTGGCAACCGTCATAAAGAAAGTCGATCTTCCAGGAGGAGAAACCTCGCGGCAATTTGAAGGCTACCTGCATGGGGATGCCAATATCTCCTTTTTCATCAACGATACGCCGCCTGGCAAGGGGCCATCCCTGCACCAACACCCCTATGAGGAAGTCTTTATCGTGCAGGATGGATGCCTGACATTTACGGTTGGTCATACCACGTTTGATGCTGTTGCGGGGCAGATTGTTGTGGTGCCGCCAGAAACGCCCCATAAATTCATCAATGCTGGACCTGAACCAGCACGCCATGTGGATGTTCATGTTAGCCCGCGTATGATCACCACTTGGTTAGAAGGCTGA
- a CDS encoding dihydrofolate reductase family protein, whose product MRKVIVEAEVSLDGIMGADNENFWNLIFQFHSADVTAYLDDLLLMPDALLLGRETYESFAQIWPTMEGKSADKINSMPKYVASRTLKEPLEWNATLIKGDVAESIKKLKQEPGEGLLQYGVGELTHTMLKEGLVDELRILVYPFTFGEGTRAFEHMGIHTLKLLDTRTFTSGAMVHRYQPQGPA is encoded by the coding sequence ATGAGAAAAGTCATTGTAGAGGCTGAAGTGTCGCTCGACGGCATCATGGGGGCAGATAATGAAAATTTTTGGAATTTGATTTTTCAATTCCATAGCGCAGATGTCACGGCATATCTCGATGATTTGCTGCTTATGCCAGATGCGCTCCTATTGGGGAGAGAGACCTACGAAAGCTTTGCTCAAATCTGGCCGACCATGGAAGGGAAGTCGGCAGACAAGATCAACAGTATGCCCAAGTATGTCGCATCCCGCACGCTGAAAGAGCCACTTGAATGGAATGCGACGCTAATAAAAGGCGATGTCGCTGAGAGTATCAAAAAGCTCAAGCAAGAGCCGGGCGAGGGCTTATTGCAATATGGCGTGGGCGAGCTAACGCATACGATGCTCAAGGAAGGCTTAGTAGATGAATTGCGCATTCTGGTGTATCCATTTACTTTCGGAGAAGGGACGCGCGCCTTCGAGCATATGGGGATCCATACGCTGAAGCTGCTGGATACCAGGACGTTCACTTCAGGTGCTATGGTACACCGCTATCAGCCACAAGGTCCCGCGTGA
- a CDS encoding helix-turn-helix domain-containing protein: MTYIRYIPLPPLNRYIEHLYYLDGQMPFPQEHILPVPLLDLKINLGGAFRMYDEERAGCQTLTESWLVGLYGVSHRIEWPSDLCLYGVRFKPGGAYPLAGLPMSELYNQVVPLESLWGCFASEIRERLAAAATIEAGFALFERLLLARLCEESADQAVVEYGIDQISRHCGALSIKSLSDHIGISQNHLGTQFKRVVGASTKELARLYRFEHVLHSINPVRPVDWTTIAHQCGYYDQSHFNKDFATFTGYNPTGYLQLRRRVFTEGALVDQLSLRILPTD; encoded by the coding sequence ATGACTTACATCCGATATATCCCCCTGCCTCCCCTCAATCGATATATCGAGCATCTCTATTACCTTGATGGGCAAATGCCCTTTCCTCAAGAGCATATTTTGCCAGTGCCCCTTCTCGACCTGAAGATTAATCTGGGGGGCGCTTTTCGTATGTATGATGAAGAACGAGCGGGCTGCCAGACGTTGACCGAAAGCTGGTTAGTGGGATTATATGGCGTATCGCATCGTATTGAATGGCCGTCGGATCTGTGCCTGTATGGTGTGCGCTTTAAGCCGGGTGGGGCCTATCCCCTTGCAGGTCTTCCCATGTCTGAACTTTATAACCAAGTCGTCCCGCTGGAATCACTTTGGGGTTGTTTTGCCTCGGAAATCCGCGAGCGGTTGGCTGCTGCCGCGACTATAGAAGCCGGTTTTGCCCTCTTTGAGAGATTGCTCCTTGCGCGCCTATGTGAAGAATCTGCCGATCAGGCTGTCGTAGAATATGGCATTGATCAGATTAGCCGACATTGTGGCGCGCTTTCTATTAAGTCACTAAGCGACCATATTGGCATCAGCCAGAACCATCTTGGAACGCAGTTTAAGCGCGTCGTCGGGGCGTCAACCAAGGAATTAGCACGACTTTACCGCTTTGAACATGTGCTGCACTCTATTAATCCGGTTCGACCCGTTGACTGGACAACCATCGCACATCAATGCGGTTACTATGACCAGTCCCACTTCAACAAGGATTTTGCAACGTTCACTGGGTACAACCCTACAGGCTACTTGCAATTGCGACGGCGTGTCTTTACTGAAGGCGCACTTGTCGATCAACTTTCACTCCGTATCCTGCCAACTGATTGA
- a CDS encoding alpha/beta hydrolase produces MQDTEHMLIYDENTHETDARYKALHVTRSYLMNTYVFKKIGNQEIKADIYFAEQTKDEQKRPAVIFIHGGGLIMGHRKAILPEHIQAFHDGGFHFVSINYRLAPETKLPEILDDIRDAWAWLHDKADSLGINRDRMAILGHSAGAYLTLLSGYQLNPRPAAVVSMAGYCKLTSESFTAPAPYYVREYASVDESEARKTIGQHMISESGPNDSMQRYLGRGLFYLFCRQKGIWLYEVTGHDPDDRAWFAKYEPIQNVSASYPPTMLLHGEPDTDIPFEQSLLMQQELARYGVTHKFLRDPNWGHTFLYMPNDESVDEAFRQIVSFLQQHV; encoded by the coding sequence ATGCAAGATACTGAACACATGTTAATTTATGATGAAAATACACATGAAACGGACGCCCGATACAAGGCACTACACGTTACAAGGTCCTATTTGATGAACACATACGTCTTCAAGAAAATTGGCAACCAAGAAATTAAAGCCGACATCTACTTTGCAGAGCAAACAAAGGATGAACAAAAACGGCCTGCTGTGATCTTCATTCACGGAGGCGGCTTAATCATGGGCCATCGTAAGGCCATTCTTCCAGAACATATACAAGCATTTCATGATGGTGGGTTTCACTTCGTTTCGATCAACTATCGGCTGGCACCAGAGACAAAATTGCCGGAAATCCTGGATGATATACGCGACGCATGGGCCTGGTTACACGATAAAGCGGATTCCCTCGGCATTAATCGCGATCGTATGGCCATTCTTGGGCATTCCGCAGGTGCGTATCTCACCTTATTGAGTGGCTACCAGCTCAATCCTCGGCCTGCTGCAGTTGTATCCATGGCTGGTTATTGCAAGTTAACGAGCGAATCGTTTACGGCACCTGCCCCATACTATGTGAGGGAATATGCATCAGTAGACGAAAGTGAAGCTCGAAAAACAATCGGTCAGCACATGATTTCTGAAAGTGGACCGAATGATTCCATGCAACGCTATCTGGGGCGTGGTCTCTTTTATCTTTTCTGTCGCCAAAAAGGAATCTGGTTATATGAGGTAACCGGCCATGACCCCGATGACCGGGCATGGTTCGCAAAATACGAACCGATCCAAAATGTATCAGCATCCTATCCGCCGACGATGTTGCTTCATGGCGAACCAGATACGGACATTCCCTTTGAACAATCCTTATTGATGCAGCAGGAACTCGCCCGTTATGGGGTTACGCACAAATTCTTGCGAGATCCGAACTGGGGACACACTTTTCTCTATATGCCCAACGATGAGTCGGTTGATGAAGCCTTTAGACAGATTGTTTCGTTCCTTCAACAGCATGTCTGA